The genomic interval TTCAAATACAATATTAGTACAAAATTGCAAATGTTTGTTTCTTCTTCACTTCAATTTTTTGTATGGATGAATGGAAAAAGTGAAATTGAAAGCTAGCATTTGAGAATTGGTTCAAAACATTGAACTGATTGTTGCGTTATCAAcgaattgaatttgaaaaatctTGTCAACCAATAAATCACAAAGCAAGATTGACCATGAAACGATTATTATAGAAGgctaaaacttaaaaaaaaatgttggatcAATAATTTCAAAAGAAAGTCACCGTTATTATCTTAATATCGTCACTATCTTtcataatataatacaaattgcTATCTTGCAATTAACTTGTCAATGTTGATACTCTAAACTCTTCTTGTTTAATAATTAAAGTTCTTTTATACCTTTGCATCTAATTCTCCCCACCCACTAAAATCAAAACGggccaaaataaaaataatccaacatttttacttttttttttcataattttttgtcTACTTTTCTTATTACACACTTAATtccttcaaaattaatttattcgtGCAATATAGGACCCCTTTGTTCCCATGTATGCTTAGAATTAGAAATCgcataaattttaatatctaGCTCTTACCTCTTGGTAACTAAATACTCGTACCATTGGAATTCTTATAAAAGCACCATACATCAAGCAAACAtatgtcaaattaatttttatgcatggataaagtgaaaaaaaaattacacatacatctaattaaaatatatcaaattaatatttataaaaatattttaaaaattaactttaaaaaaatcatgaaaTGATTTGATTGAACGCATATGTAAAAACATGTCActgtatacaaattaaattcttctaactttttatataaaaacttaatcacaaacaaatcaaattatattcatattatatGAACATAAATAACATACCAAACCCAAAAGAAACCTTTTCAAAacgaaaagaaaattaaaagaacataaaataaaataaaaaggaaaggaaagaaaagccTCAATTAATAAACTTATAACCTCATTTAatagttattgttgatgaaaTACAAAGCATTGCTAGTCTTCCTAGCCACATTCAAAACTCTGCTTCTAATTTTATCCCTAAGTGTGGAGTCCACATTCATCTCATCAAACCCATCATAGCAAGTTTGATCATTAGTGATAGCAGAACTAACCCAAGTCTTTATGTTACTAAGTTGAAATTCTTTATCAAATTTACCATCCAAATTTTTCATTGCATGAAGTGAGTCTTGCAATTGTTCTATAGAGTCCTTCAAATTGCTAAAGCAGTCTTGCACAACTTCTTCTTCGGAGTTTGACCAGTAAATGTCACCGCTTTTTAGAAGTTTTAATACGGTTGAGGATGCACTTTGAGCCGCTTTTAAAGCGACCGAGAGAGTGACGTTGCACAACTTTATCGGATCTGCTTCAATTATTGAAGCATATCGAGATAAAGATTTGTAGCATATATAAGGGTAAGTGGTTGAATtgcatgatttttttatataggtTCTAAATTGGGGGTTGGTTTCATTATCATTGGCTTTGGTGGAATTTGAGAGGGTATTGGAAGTGTATTTAGAATTATCATCACATGCTAAAGTAATGCTTGAAATTGCTAGCAAGATGAAGATTGCAAATGTGAAAACATGGTTAGAAGAACTTGCAAATGTTTTGGCTTCCATGTCTTAGATCTTGGATCCTCTTctatctttttcttcttctaattgtGTGTGAGTTTTTGTCCTCTCTCAATGACTTTATGCTTCATGATTTTATAGGTGtattaaatgaatattttaagGCACGTCTTCCTCCATACTAGAtagtaaaaaatcaaatagttaAGAAAGAGAGAATGCTATGAATTGTCTTTAGTGAATTTTCAGGCCTGCATTTGACTTCCATTGAGATTcgaaaatcattattttagttttaaaaaatatatacattaactaataagcaaaacaaaattattaatatttttatctcaTATAAACCCATATCTCAAatactttatcttttttaaatgatatactACTTCCCTTCTTTATTACAAGAAAAAGGTGTAAACTTTGGTCCTTATTatgcagaagaaaaaaaattattgacttTATTACAAGAAAAAAGTGTATGCAAGTCTTTATTATgggaaaaaaattattgatttaattgcATTCATGAtccttctattttaatattttttacattttggtCCATCTACTTCTAAATACTTAATTTTgattccttaattttttttaaattttaaaggaTTAATTACAGTTTTTGCTTCATATTCTAAAAGTCGTCAGTTTTGGTTTATccctctaattttttaactaaaaaataaaaacgtgaaatattttaaattatgtgacatatgataggatgatttagaatgattaacatccatgaaattaaaataaaacacctTAAAAACTTTGCTTTCAActtcagaatttttttatatttttaatttaattaatgatatatgaataattaaaacatCTAGAATGTTCTTAATCAAAGAATTATATGTCACTTcactaaaaatatatcaaatccttatttgttagtttaaaattttgagcGATAGATCAAAattgtctatttttaaaatagtgggatcaattatgtgaattgataataatagagacatcaaaactgcaattaagttgatttaaaattaaacttattatttttgtattttgatgtaacaaaatttaaataatgtaacatttattaatttaataaattgttaGCATgtcaatttatatttaaatattaaaaaattctaaaaaaattctagaaaacaaatatttgcaGAATACCagtaaaaaaaactaatcaaaatacaattaaaatacCAGTATGCAACTTAGAAAATGAAACAGATGAAACTCAAAAAATCCAACAAACCAATATGCAACATAGAGAAAACTTGTATGCAACTAAATTGCAAACACAAAAACAGTGAGTTGAGAATCAAACGCATAAAAAAAAACTAGCAGATCGCGAGTTGAGGAAATAGATGACGAGAAAGAATCAAGATGAAACACAGAAAAACCAATTGAATAGTGAGTTGATGAATAGATGAATCGCGAATAGACTCGCGAGCGCAGAAGAATGATTAGAGATGAATCGAGAACAGACTCACGAACGCAGAAGAATCACGAACACTCATGAGCGCAAAAAAATGATCACTAATACAGAAGAACAATCGGAGATGACGAAAatgttgatattattgtgatgtgtTTTCCCTCTTCTGTTAGGGTTTTTGGCTTTCATTTCACTGTTTCTATTTTGATTccaattaaatttttctttttaaaacaaGACACGAATTTTGCtttgaaaaataacaaaattaattttgaaaattattaggtatttcaattaattaataatagtttttttcaTCCGGATTCCAACTCAAAATACGCCCATAACAcacttattttttcttcttcttcttttcatctGGATTCACAAACGGACTTTCATTAACTACACTTTTAACTCGCTTCCTTGGTTTATCTTTCATTCTCGTAATTATGTTTGACGTTGCTTTTGCTGAACTGTTCACATTAGAATCGCATGCGACTTCATCACCAACATTCTCAAAAGGGGTACTAACTCTCACCTCACCTGTTGACAAATAGTATGTTATTAACAAGTCTAATTGCATatcat from Cicer arietinum cultivar CDC Frontier isolate Library 1 chromosome 5, Cicar.CDCFrontier_v2.0, whole genome shotgun sequence carries:
- the LOC101507605 gene encoding pectinesterase inhibitor 4-like; translation: MEAKTFASSSNHVFTFAIFILLAISSITLACDDNSKYTSNTLSNSTKANDNETNPQFRTYIKKSCNSTTYPYICYKSLSRYASIIEADPIKLCNVTLSVALKAAQSASSTVLKLLKSGDIYWSNSEEEVVQDCFSNLKDSIEQLQDSLHAMKNLDGKFDKEFQLSNIKTWVSSAITNDQTCYDGFDEMNVDSTLRDKIRSRVLNVARKTSNALYFINNNY